In Chryseobacterium sp., the genomic window AGTCACCGTACTGCTCTCTGTTATAATAGTCCAGCATACCGATAGCAGTATCCGGATCATTAAGGTTCATCGGCGGATTGGCATTCGCTCTGATCGGAATTACCATCCAGCAAGAGAAACCGATCATCATGAAAACCACAGAAAGGGCGGCGGTCTGAAATATATTTTTCTTCGCTTTTCTCGCATATTTAATAATAAAGTAGCAGATCGCCACCATTAAAACAAATGCTGCAATCGTTCCTGAATGGAAAGGAAGTCCCAGTCCATTCACAAAGAAAATTTCCAGTCTTCCGAACATGGTCATGATCAAAGGGAAAATAATTTTGAAAACAATGATCAAAATTCCTAGGGTAATAAGGTTTGCCCAGATAAAGTTTTTCCAGGTAAACTTGTAATTTCTTGCATAATACACAAGGCATACTGCAGGAATCGCCAGCATACACATCATATGTACTCCTACAGAAAGTCCCAGCACAAAGAAAATAAGAATAATCCATCTTTCACTGTCTGCCGCTTTATACTCATTTTCCCATTTGGTGATCAACCAGACCAAAAGCGCAATAAACATGGAAGCCATAGAGTACACTTCACCTTCTACTGCAGAAAACCAGAATGTATCTGAGAATGTGAAGCATAATGCTCCTATAGCACCTGCAAATAAAATGGAGATTTCCTGGTGTTTGGTAATCTCTTCAAAATCCTTGTTTAAAAGCCGTCTTACAAAATGCGTAATCGTCCAGAACAAAAATAAAATCGTCAGCGCACTGAACAATGCAGACATCGCATTAATTACGATAGAATAATTTTCGCCCTTTCCTAATGCAAACATGGCTGCCACGGCACCCACAATCTGAAATAAGGCAGCCCCCGGGGCGTGTGTTACTTCAAGTTTTACTGCAGAAGAAATGTACTCACCACAATCCCAAAAACTGAAATTAGGTTCTATCGTGGACAAGTACGTAAAAAACGCAATGACGAAAATCACCCATCCTAAAACGGTGTTCCATTGCCTAAAAGTCCAATTTTTCATAGTATTAAATCAATTATGCGAAAATAAGGCTTTTATATTATTTTATATTGTTTTTAACAAAATTTAAAAATTTGGCGTAGAATTTGCGATTATACTCCTGCTAAAACTGTAAATAAGAAAATAGGTTTTATAAATTGTACCTCTAGAATTCAAACAAAAGTTTAGTAATTATTTATTTTTTTGTATTTTTGCAGTCAGATTTTTATTGAAAATAACAAGTAATGAGTAATGTTTACGATAATATCCTTGGCCTGATAGGACATACTCCTATGGTGAAGCTAAATACTGTCACAAAAGATATTCCAGCAACCGTTTATGCCAAGTTAGAATCATATAATCCTGGACATTCCACCAAAGATAGAATCGCACTTCATATTATAGAAAATGCAGAGAGGAAAGGTTTATTGAAAGAAGATTCTGTAGTTGTAGAAACTACTTCCGGAAACACGGGATTTTCTATTGCGATGGTCTGCATTATCAAAGGATATAAGTGTATTCTTGCAGTAAGTGATAAAACCAAACCTGAAAAGATTGCTTATTTAAAAGCATTGGGTGCTACTGTATATATTTGTCCGGCCAATGTAGCTGCAAACGATCCGAGATCGTATTATGAGGTGGCTAAAAGAATTGCATTGGAAACGCCCAATTCCATTTATATCAACCAGTATTTTAATGAGTTGAATATTGATGCCCATTATCAGACTACGGGTCCTGAGATCTGGGAGCAGACCGGCGGTAAGGTGACTCACCTTTTTGCCTGCACGGGAACAGGAGGTACTTTATCAGGGTCTGCGAAGTTTTTGAAGGAGAAAAACCCGGATATTAAAATTATTGGTGTGGATGCAGATGGATCCATCTTAAAAAGCTACCACGAGACAGGAGAAATTCATAAAGAGGATGTTCATCCTTATCAGATCGAAGGAATGGGAAAAAATCTTATCCCTTCTGCCCTTCTTTTCGATAAGGTAGATAAGTTTGTAAGGGTAAATGATGAAATGTCTGCCTACAGAACCCGTGAAATTGCTTTAAAGGAGGCGATTATGGGAGGATACACTACAGGAGCTGTAACGCAGGGATTAATCCAGTACGCACAGTCTCACGAATTCTCCCAAGATGATGTTGTTGTTTTGATCTATCCGGACCACGGTTCAAGATATATCACTAAAGTATACAGTGATCAATGGATGGCTGAACAGGGATTTGTCAATAATTGTGTTCACAATTATGATGAAGTTTTCAAGACAGAATTTATCAAATAAGAATATATAAATCACAATACAAATTAAGCCTTTTACGTGTTCTACAAAAAAGGCTTTTTTACTTAAAAATTACGATACATGTTGGATATTTTTGAAAGAATAAAAGAAAATCCAGGACCTCTTGGACAATTTGCAGATTACGGAGAAGGATATTTTATTTTCCCAAGATTAGAGGGTCCTATAGGTCCCAGAATGCAGTTTCAGGGTAGAGAAGTAATTTTCTGGAGTGCCAATGACTATCTAGGATTATGCAATCATCCTGAAGTAAAGGAAGCGGATGCGAAAGCGGCTGCAGAATACGGAATGTTCTATCCAATGGGAGCAAGAGCGATGTCTGGTGAAACAGATCAGCACCTTCAGCTGGAAAGAGAATTGGCAGATTTCGTACAAAAAGAATCAGCATATTTATTAAACTTCGGTTACCAGGGAATGGTTTCTACCATTGATGCTTTGGTCAACAGAAATGACGTAATCGTTTATGATATGGATTCTCATGCCTGCATCGTAGATGGGGTAAGACTTCATTCAGGGAAGAGATTCACTTACAGACACAACGATATGGCGAGTCTTGAGAAAAACCTTCAAAGAGCAACCAAAGTGGCTGAGGAAACCGGCGGCGGTATCCTGGTAATTACTGAAGGGGTTTTCGGAATGAGAGGACAGCAGGGAAAAATCAAAGAGATCTGCGACCTTAAATCAAAATATAAATTCAGACTTTTAGTAGACGATGCACATGGTTTCGGAACTCTTGGTAAAACAGGTGCCGGTGTAGGTGAAGAACAGGACTGTAATGATCAGATCGATGTGTACTTCTCTACATTTGCAAAATCAATGGCAGGTTTCGGAGCATTCCTTGCCGGTGATAAAGAAATTATCAGATACCTGAAATTTAACTTAAGATCACAAATTTTCGCAAAATCCCTGACAATGCCAATGGTAATCGGAGGATTGAAAAGATTGGAACTGTTGAGATCAAGACCTGAAATCAAAGCTAAACTTTGGGAGAATGTGTATAAATTACAGAACGGTTTAAAAGAAAGAGGATTCAATATCGGTGACACCAATACATGTGTAACTCCGGTAATGATGCAGGGAACCCCTGTAGAAGCTACTCTTTTGGTAAAGGACTTAAGAGAAAACTATGGTATCTTTACTTCTGTGGTAGTATATCCTGTCATTCCAAAAGGAATGATCCTTTTAAGATTGATTCCTACCGCTTCTCATACGGATGCCGAGATCAATGAAACGCTGGCCGCGTTTGAAGCCATTCATGACAAATTAGTAGGTGGTTACTATAAAGAGCAGGAGCAGCTGCTGCTGCAGGAACAAGGATTAAGTTTTAAACCGATTTAATCATAAAAATAGAAAAAACCACTGAATGATTCAGTGGTTTTTTATTTTAAAAAACTAATATAAAGCTATAACAAACAACATGAAACTTAGAGGATATATACTGGGAACTTTGTCAGCGGTGTCATTCGGATTAATTCCGATTTTTATTCTGCCTATCAAACAGGCTCACTTTTCGCTGGATGTGACATTGTTTTACAGATTTTTCTTTTCAGCTTTAATGGTTGGCGGATATCTGCTGTATTCCGGAGAAAGTTTTAAGATCAATAGAAAAGAAGCCTTAATATTGGCTATACTGGGAATCTGCTATGCACTGTCTTCCGAATTCCTATTTTTAGGCTATGATTTTCTTACAGCCGGAATCGCCTCTACGGTTTTATTCATTTATCCTGTCATTGTAGCCCTGATCCTGTTTTTCTTTTATAAAGAGAAGCTTACCAGGCTGTCTGTCATTTCATTATTCTTTGCTTTCGCAGGAGTTATTGTCCTATGTTTAAAAGGAAACAGTCTCGAAATTAATTTTGCAGGACTGGGAATTGTAATGCTGAGCTCACTTTTTTATGCACTGTACATGGTGATTGTCAATAAGTCGAATATTCAGGTTTCCGGATTTAAGCTGTCTTTCTTTTCTATGTTTTTTACCTCCCTGTTTTTTATGACAAAAGCAAGTATCGCAAATGAATCTTTAACAATACCTTCCCTATCTGTATTTTTAAATTTTCTCATTTTTGCTTTTTTAACTACGGTTATTTCTAGCCTGTGCCTGGTATATGCGATTAAATATATTGGCTCTACCCCCACGGCTATCCTGGGTGCTTTGGAACCGGTAGTTGCCGTCATGGTCAGTGTACTGATGTTTCATGAAAAAATGACTCCCAACCTTTTGGCAGGAATTATACTGATTCTGCTCGGAGTAACACTGAATGTCATATCCGACCGAAAAAAGCAGGTTCATATTTAAAAACAGGACCGAAAAAGCAGGGATCATTAATGCTGTAAATGAACAGAAAAAACCTATCCCTTTACTCGGAAAATTTTTGAGAATAAGTTTGGCTTTTTAGCATAACAAAATTTATCTATCTTGCATCTGCATGTAATCAGGATAATTTCCTCGAACAGGCAGGTGCATTTTAAAGCAAAATATGATAAAAGAACTACAGAAACTTACAAAAGATCAGCTATACCAGCGGCTTAAGGAAAACTCAGAAAACTTATTTTCTACTATCCATTCCGTATTGGAAGGCGTTTTCTTTAATGAAGACTCTTTGGATGAAGAAGATCTTTCCGACTTCCTTGATATGCTGGATGAGGAAACCGCCCAGAAAATTAAACTGGCATTACAGGAAGATACCGGTAATGATGAACCGGACATTTTTCTTATGGACACCGACAGTGAAACGTCTTTGGATCTGATTACAAAAGAAGGGGAAGGATACCAAATAATTCTCCTGGAAAATGATATTCATTTATCCGGTAATCTCTTTGTTGAAGACCATATCGTTCTTATTGTAGCGGGTCATATAAAAGCTGAAAATGTTATTGTCAATGGTTCTCTTTACTGCTCGGGAAGTCTTACCTGCAATGTATTATTCGGCGCATCATCCAATGATCATGAAACCCATATTGAGGGAAATATAAAGGCTGCACTTGTGGCAGAGAATGGCCATTATACAATGGCGGAAGGTGATCTACATGCCCGATATCTCCTAAGTTTTTATAATGAAATAGAAGGAAAAAAAGGAAAATTCATTGATAATCTAAGCCTGGAAAGACAGGATGAGACAGCACTGTTGAATCCTGAAATTCTGGATAAAGAAGGGTATTTTGATGAAGGCATTTTTTTAAATTATATAGAGCACAATACTGTAGATACTTTGTTCGGCTCTTAGAAAACAGACTTATTTTGAAGACCTGGTTTCTTTCAGGAGAAAAAATTTTTTTCTGAAAAAACTTTGGAATAACTTTGCAAAAATTTTCTGTTGAAAGATCTGCTTCTTATCACTCCGCCTTTTACCCAACTCAATACTCCTTATCCTGCAACAGCTTATATCAAAGGATTTTTGAATACTAAAAATATTTCCAGCTACCAGATTGACCTGGGAATTGATGTAATCCTTGAGCTGTTTTCCAAAAAAGGGATCCAAAAGGTTTTTGATAAAAAAATAGATCTGCCCGGCTCTTCTGAAAATACCCGGAGAATTTTTGCATTAAGAGAAGAATATATAAAGACCATTGATCAGGTCATTCCTTTTCTGCAAGGTAAAAATCCTACACTGGCAAGACAGATCTGCAGCATGAATTTTCTTCCCGAAGCCTCCCGTTTCAACCAGCTGGATGATATGGAATTTGCTTTCGGAAATATGGGGTTACAGGATAAAGCCAAACATCTTGCCACTTTATATCTGGAAGATATCTCGGATTATATTGTTGAAAATATTGATCCTGATTTTGGATTCAGCAGATATGCTGAACGCCTTGGTAAAAGTGCCAATTCTTTTGATGAATTATATTATAAATTATCTGATAATCAAACATTTATAGATGATTTTACATTACAAATTCTTCATAAAAAATTAGAAGAAATTCAACCCAGACTCGTTTGCTTTTCCATTCCTTTTCCCGGAAATTTATACTCAGCATTCAGATGTGCCCAATTGATAAAAAAGAACTTTCCCGATATTAAAACTGCTATGGGAGGAGGTTTTCCCAATACTGAATTAAGAGAAGTTAAAGATCAGAGAGTTTTTGAATTTTTTGACTTTATTACCCTGGATGACGGAGAACTTCCCCTGGAACTTCTTTGTGAAAATGTACACAATCCCGATGGTGCCACAGAATTTAAGAGAACATTTTTAATTGAAAATCAGGAAGTTGTCTATAAAAATAATTCTAAAAGACACGATTATAAACAGGCCGATATTGGTACTCCGGATTACACCGATTTGAAATTGGATCAATATATTTCAGTTATTGAAATCGCCAATCCCATGCACAGCTTATGGAGTGACGGAAGATGGAATAAACTGACCATGGCACATGGATGCTACTGGGGTAAATGTACTTTCTGTGATATTTCCTTAGATTATATCAAAATCTATGAGCCTATTTCTGCTAAAATTCTGGTAGACCGGATGGAAGAGCTCATCAGAACGACAGGAGAAACAGGTTTTCATTTTGTAGACGAAGCCGCTCCGCCTGCATTAATGAGAGAGGTTGCTCTGGAAATTCTAAGAAGAAATCTGGTGGTGACCTGGTGGACCAATATCCGATTTGAAAAAAGTTTCACCCGGGATCTTTGTTATCTGCTAAAAATTTCCGGATGCGTTGCGGTTTCAGGAGGTTTAGAAGTAGCCAGTGACAGATTATTAAAATTAATTGATAAAGGAGTTTCCGTAGAACAGGTAGCCAAAGTTACAAGAAATTTTACTGAGGCGGGAATTATGGTTCATGCCTATCTGATGTATGGCTACCCTACCCAAACCGTTCAGGAAACCGTTGACTCCCTGGAGATGGTCCGTCAGATGTTTGAAATGGGAATTCTTCAAAGTGGATTTTGGCATCAGTTTGCTATGACTGCCCACTCGCCTGTTGGAATGAGTCCCGATGATTTTGGAGTGGTTCCCGTAAAACAGGAAATCCTGTTTGCCAACAACGATATAGACTTCAAAGATAAAACCGGAATCGATCACAATCAATTCAGCTTCGGATTGAAAAAGTCACTTTTCAATTATATGCACGGGATCAATTTTGAAATTCCTCTTCAGGAGTGGTTTGATTTTAAAATTCCAAAAACGGCCATTCATCCTGATTATATTCACGATGCTCTTTTAGAAGATGATCAGTTTGCTTTTAAAGGAAACTCAAAAATTGTGTTTTTAACCAAAAATGTAATCGCTGAGAATCGCGTAAAAAATAAAAAGAAATACTCTGGTGCGTATACCTTACTTACATTCCACTTAAAAACCAATATCGTAAAGGTTGAACTGGAACAGGATAAAGCAGAATGGTTGGTGAATCTATTGCAGGAGAATGCTGTAGAAAACAGTAAAAAGCTTACAGTTCAGCAACTTAAGAATCAATTTGAGGAAGATTTTGAAGATTTTGAGCTGTTCTGGTTCTCGAAACCTATGCAGCAATTGAAGGAAAATGGAGTGATTTTGAGTTTGTAAAATTTTTCATTTTTTTTATGAGATTTCACAAATTTCGTAGATTTTCTAATTTGAAGCATAAAAGTTTGATTTTTTGAATGTGAACATGTACGGAAATCTTCATCAATCTCTAAATCATTGAGTATTTAAAATAAATAGGGTTTTAAAATTATTGATAACCAGGATGAAGCACGATCCTATTAATGCTCTTGCAGATTTTGGAAATTAAACAGATCTTTAGTCTTACAAGATAAAAACGTATAGTTTGACATTCTGTAAATCAAAATTATCATTTTTAATAAGACCAGTGGATTCTCCGGATTGGCAGATATTGTGGTCATTTTAGTCGGAGCCGGCTCCTATTGGACATTTTCTAATTAGGAGTATCTTTTACAACCGGGCCTACAGATACTTTCTCCTGTACTTTAATAAAATTCGGATCCATAATGGCCATTCGTTCTGCAATCGCTTTATAAGTTGGAAATTTTAAAATGGATGCCCTTCCAGACATTTCCCTGTAAATGGTAAAAGACTTTCCTCCAGCGGTTTTCAACTGCTTTGTAGTCATAATATATCTTCCTATAAGCTTACTTTTGGCATCATAGATCTCAATATCTATTGGTGTCTTATCCATGATGGTCTCTTCAGAGCCAAAGCTTACAGGTAAATTGGTAAAATATCCTACCGGAACACCGTTGCTTAAAATCTCACCGACTTTATTCACTTCAATATTCAGCTTATCAATTTTTTTTCTGATGGTGTATGCTTCTTTCGTTTTAGCATCCAGTTTTCTTTTAGGTATATTTGAAAAAAGTTCATCCAGATTTTTTACATTGATCCCTTTGTTATCAATGATTTTAAGTCCGTTCACAGAAGTATAGACGGCAGATTTTTCTTCCCCGGAGAATGCAGAGGGTGAAATATAATCCAATTCTATGGTTTTATCCCTGTTGTATACCCTGTTCATCT contains:
- a CDS encoding DMT family transporter; its protein translation is MKLRGYILGTLSAVSFGLIPIFILPIKQAHFSLDVTLFYRFFFSALMVGGYLLYSGESFKINRKEALILAILGICYALSSEFLFLGYDFLTAGIASTVLFIYPVIVALILFFFYKEKLTRLSVISLFFAFAGVIVLCLKGNSLEINFAGLGIVMLSSLFYALYMVIVNKSNIQVSGFKLSFFSMFFTSLFFMTKASIANESLTIPSLSVFLNFLIFAFLTTVISSLCLVYAIKYIGSTPTAILGALEPVVAVMVSVLMFHEKMTPNLLAGIILILLGVTLNVISDRKKQVHI
- a CDS encoding radical SAM protein, whose amino-acid sequence is MKDLLLITPPFTQLNTPYPATAYIKGFLNTKNISSYQIDLGIDVILELFSKKGIQKVFDKKIDLPGSSENTRRIFALREEYIKTIDQVIPFLQGKNPTLARQICSMNFLPEASRFNQLDDMEFAFGNMGLQDKAKHLATLYLEDISDYIVENIDPDFGFSRYAERLGKSANSFDELYYKLSDNQTFIDDFTLQILHKKLEEIQPRLVCFSIPFPGNLYSAFRCAQLIKKNFPDIKTAMGGGFPNTELREVKDQRVFEFFDFITLDDGELPLELLCENVHNPDGATEFKRTFLIENQEVVYKNNSKRHDYKQADIGTPDYTDLKLDQYISVIEIANPMHSLWSDGRWNKLTMAHGCYWGKCTFCDISLDYIKIYEPISAKILVDRMEELIRTTGETGFHFVDEAAPPALMREVALEILRRNLVVTWWTNIRFEKSFTRDLCYLLKISGCVAVSGGLEVASDRLLKLIDKGVSVEQVAKVTRNFTEAGIMVHAYLMYGYPTQTVQETVDSLEMVRQMFEMGILQSGFWHQFAMTAHSPVGMSPDDFGVVPVKQEILFANNDIDFKDKTGIDHNQFSFGLKKSLFNYMHGINFEIPLQEWFDFKIPKTAIHPDYIHDALLEDDQFAFKGNSKIVFLTKNVIAENRVKNKKKYSGAYTLLTFHLKTNIVKVELEQDKAEWLVNLLQENAVENSKKLTVQQLKNQFEEDFEDFELFWFSKPMQQLKENGVILSL
- a CDS encoding polymer-forming cytoskeletal protein, which produces MIKELQKLTKDQLYQRLKENSENLFSTIHSVLEGVFFNEDSLDEEDLSDFLDMLDEETAQKIKLALQEDTGNDEPDIFLMDTDSETSLDLITKEGEGYQIILLENDIHLSGNLFVEDHIVLIVAGHIKAENVIVNGSLYCSGSLTCNVLFGASSNDHETHIEGNIKAALVAENGHYTMAEGDLHARYLLSFYNEIEGKKGKFIDNLSLERQDETALLNPEILDKEGYFDEGIFLNYIEHNTVDTLFGS
- a CDS encoding aminotransferase class I/II-fold pyridoxal phosphate-dependent enzyme → MDIFERIKENPGPLGQFADYGEGYFIFPRLEGPIGPRMQFQGREVIFWSANDYLGLCNHPEVKEADAKAAAEYGMFYPMGARAMSGETDQHLQLERELADFVQKESAYLLNFGYQGMVSTIDALVNRNDVIVYDMDSHACIVDGVRLHSGKRFTYRHNDMASLEKNLQRATKVAEETGGGILVITEGVFGMRGQQGKIKEICDLKSKYKFRLLVDDAHGFGTLGKTGAGVGEEQDCNDQIDVYFSTFAKSMAGFGAFLAGDKEIIRYLKFNLRSQIFAKSLTMPMVIGGLKRLELLRSRPEIKAKLWENVYKLQNGLKERGFNIGDTNTCVTPVMMQGTPVEATLLVKDLRENYGIFTSVVVYPVIPKGMILLRLIPTASHTDAEINETLAAFEAIHDKLVGGYYKEQEQLLLQEQGLSFKPI
- a CDS encoding PLP-dependent cysteine synthase family protein is translated as MSNVYDNILGLIGHTPMVKLNTVTKDIPATVYAKLESYNPGHSTKDRIALHIIENAERKGLLKEDSVVVETTSGNTGFSIAMVCIIKGYKCILAVSDKTKPEKIAYLKALGATVYICPANVAANDPRSYYEVAKRIALETPNSIYINQYFNELNIDAHYQTTGPEIWEQTGGKVTHLFACTGTGGTLSGSAKFLKEKNPDIKIIGVDADGSILKSYHETGEIHKEDVHPYQIEGMGKNLIPSALLFDKVDKFVRVNDEMSAYRTREIALKEAIMGGYTTGAVTQGLIQYAQSHEFSQDDVVVLIYPDHGSRYITKVYSDQWMAEQGFVNNCVHNYDEVFKTEFIK